TACTTTTACTTTTGGGGGGATTGAGTTGGTTTCACGGCTGGTGGACGGAGCATACCCCGACTACCAACAAATAATCCCGCAGCAAACTCCAACCAAGGTGGTGGTGGCAACGCGGGAATTAAACACGGCCACAAAAGGCGCCAGTCTGTTCGCGAGGAGCGGAATTTTTGACATTATGCTGGACGTGAAGCCAGACCAAAAAGAGGTCGAGATTTCCGCAACCAGCGGTCAGCTGGGTCAAAATACCACCAAA
Above is a window of Candidatus Saccharimonadales bacterium DNA encoding:
- a CDS encoding DNA polymerase III subunit beta; this translates as TFTFGGIELVSRLVDGAYPDYQQIIPQQTPTKVVVATRELNTATKGASLFARSGIFDIMLDVKPDQKEVEISATSGQLGQNTTKLDAVITGEGNSIALNYRYLLDGLQNIASEQVELGIIDASSPCLITPNTKGAEYLYLIMPIKQ